A part of Gambusia affinis linkage group LG19, SWU_Gaff_1.0, whole genome shotgun sequence genomic DNA contains:
- the LOC122821377 gene encoding ferritin, middle subunit-like isoform X2, with product MVNLEMFASYTYTSMAYYFCRDDVALPGFSHFFKENSEEEREHAEKLLSFQNKRGGRIFLQDIKKPEKDEWGSGLEAMQCALQLEKNVNQALLDLHKMASDRVDPHLCDFLESHYLNKQVESIKKLGDHITNLTRMDAHNNKMAEYLFDKHTLGGKS from the exons ATGGTCAACCTGGAGATGTTCGCCTCCTACACCTACACCTCTATG GCTTATTACTTCTGCCGCGACGACGTGGCTCTGCCGGGTTTCTCCCACTTCTTCAAGGAGAACagtgaggaggagagggagcaCGCCGAGAAGCTGCTGTCCTTTCAGAATAAGAGAGGAGGCCGAATCTTCCTCCAGGATATCAAG aAACCAGAGAAGGATGAGTGGGGCAGTGGGCTGGAAGCCATGCAGTGTGCTCTGCAGCTGGAGAAAAATGTCAACCAGGCTCTGCTGGATCTGCACAAGATGGCCTCTGATCGGGTTGATCCCCAT CTGTGTGACTTCCTGGAGTCCCACTACCTGAACAAGCAGGTGGAGTCCATCAAGAAGCTCGGTGACCACATCACCAACCTGACCCGCATGGATGCCCACAACAACAAGATGGCGGAGTACCTGTTTGACAAGCACACCCTGGGAGGAAAAAGCTAA
- the LOC122821377 gene encoding ferritin, middle subunit-like isoform X1, whose protein sequence is MVNLEMFASYTYTSMAYYFCRDDVALPGFSHFFKENSEEEREHAEKLLSFQNKRGGRIFLQDIKKPEKDEWGSGLEAMQCALQLEKNVNQALLDLHKMASDRVDPHLCDFLESHYLNEQVESIKKLGDHITNLTRMDAHNNKMAEYLFDKHTLGEKS, encoded by the exons ATGGTCAACCTGGAGATGTTCGCCTCCTACACCTACACCTCTATG GCTTATTACTTCTGCCGCGACGACGTGGCTCTGCCGGGTTTCTCCCACTTCTTCAAGGAGAACagtgaggaggagagggagcaCGCCGAGAAGCTGCTGTCCTTTCAGAATAAGAGAGGAGGCCGAATCTTCCTCCAGGATATCAAG aAACCAGAGAAGGATGAGTGGGGCAGTGGGCTGGAAGCCATGCAGTGTGCTCTGCAGCTGGAGAAAAATGTCAACCAGGCTCTGCTGGATCTGCACAAGATGGCCTCTGATCGGGTTGATCCCCAT CTGTGCGACTTCCTGGAGTCCCACTACCTGAACGAGCAGGTGGAGTCCATCAAGAAGCTCGGTGACCACATCACCAACCTGACCCGCATGGATGCCCACAACAACAAGATGGCGGAGTACCTGTTTGACAAGCACACCCTGGGAGAAAAAAGCTAA
- the LOC122821368 gene encoding ferritin, middle subunit-like, with product MESQVRQNYHRDCEAAINRMVNLEMFASYTYTSMAYYFCRDDVALPGFSHFFKENSEEEREHAEKLLSFQNKRGGRIFLQDIKKPEKDEWGSGLEAMQCALQLEKNVNQALLDLHKMASDRVDPHLCDFLESHYLNEQVESIKKLGDHITNLTRMDAHKNKMAEYLFDKHTLGEKS from the exons ATGGAATCCCAGGTACGTCAGAACTACCACCGCGACTGCGAGGCCGCCATTAACAGGATGGTCAACCTGGAGATGTTCGCCTCCTACACCTACACCTCTATG GCTTATTACTTCTGCCGCGACGACGTGGCTCTGCCGGGTTTCTCCCACTTCTTCAAGGAGAACagtgaggaggagagggagcaCGCCGAGAAGCTGCTGTCCTTTCAGAATAAGAGAGGAGGCCGAATCTTCCTCCAGGATATCAAG aAACCAGAGAAGGATGAGTGGGGCAGTGGGCTGGAAGCCATGCAGTGTGCTCTGCAGCTGGAGAAAAATGTCAACCAGGCTCTGCTGGATCTGCACAAGATGGCCTCTGATCGGGTTGATCCCCAT CTGTGCGACTTCCTGGAGTCCCACTACCTGAACGAGCAGGTGGAGTCCATCAAGAAGCTCGGTGACCACATCACCAACCTGACCCGCATGGATGCACACAAGAACAAGATGGCGGAGTACCTGTTTGACAAGCACACCCTGGGAGAAAAAAGCTAA
- the LOC122821371 gene encoding ferritin, middle subunit-like, whose translation MESQVRQNYHRDCEAAINRMVNLEMFASYTYTSMAYYFCRDDVALPGFSHFFKENSEEEREHAEKLLSFQNKRGGRIFLQDIKKPEKDEWGSGLEAMQCALQLEKNVNQALLDLHKMASDRVDPHLCDFLESHYLNEQVESIKKLGDHITNLTRMDAHKNKMAEYLFDKHTLGEKS comes from the exons ATGGAATCCCAG GTGCGTCAGAACTACCACCGCGACTGCGAGGCCGCCATTAACAGGATGGTCAACCTGGAGATGTTCGCCTCCTACACCTACACCTCTATG GCTTATTACTTCTGCCGCGACGACGTGGCTCTGCCGGGTTTCTCCCACTTCTTCAAGGAGAACagtgaggaggagagggagcaCGCCGAGAAGCTGCTGTCCTTTCAGAATAAGAGAGGAGGCCGAATCTTCCTCCAGGATATCAAG aAACCAGAGAAGGATGAGTGGGGCAGTGGGCTGGAAGCCATGCAGTGTGCTCTGCAGCTGGAGAAAAATGTCAACCAGGCTCTGCTGGATCTGCACAAGATGGCCTCTGATCGTGTTGATCCCCAT CTGTGCGACTTCCTGGAGTCCCATTACCTGAACGAGCAGGTGGAGTCCATCAAGAAGCTCGGTGACCACATCACCAACCTGACCCGCATGGATGCCCACAAGAACAAGATGGCGGAGTACCTGTTTGACAAGCACACCCTGGGAGAAAAAAGCTAA